In the Chromatiaceae bacterium genome, one interval contains:
- a CDS encoding acetate/propionate family kinase, translated as MADSGVLVLNAGSSSLKFAVFRIGEQADADAALMRGQVAGIGSKPVFSAAVNGAQADSGPPPANLGEIADHQQAISVALGWVDAHADGLDLIGVGHRVVHGGPDRRQPALVTPRLLQELDALSPLAPHHQPHNLAAIRAVAESAPDLPQVACFDTAFHASQDPVARLLPLPRPLRDQGLQRYGFHGLSYEFITAAVPAYNGGVLPGRLIVAHLGNGASLCAIHDGRSVATSMGFSTLDGLLMGTRCGGIDPGVLLHLMREQGMDEAALSHLLYNESGLLGVSGISADMQVLLGSDEPAAATAVDLFCYTLVRAVGSMAAALGGVDAMVFTGGIGEHAAAVRDKVCAQLTWLGLDCDAAANAAGGPLITTPNSHLKAWVIPTNEELIIARHAARLIRASVRQPVRAR; from the coding sequence ATGGCGGACAGCGGGGTCTTGGTTCTGAACGCCGGCTCATCGAGCCTCAAGTTTGCGGTGTTTCGGATCGGTGAACAGGCGGATGCTGATGCAGCGCTGATGCGTGGCCAGGTGGCCGGTATCGGTTCCAAGCCGGTGTTCAGCGCCGCGGTCAACGGTGCGCAGGCGGACAGCGGGCCGCCCCCCGCGAACCTCGGGGAGATCGCCGACCATCAGCAGGCGATCTCGGTCGCGCTCGGTTGGGTCGATGCGCATGCCGACGGTCTCGACCTGATCGGTGTCGGCCATCGTGTCGTGCACGGCGGTCCGGACCGGCGTCAGCCGGCCCTGGTGACACCGCGGCTGCTGCAGGAACTCGACGCGCTGTCGCCCCTGGCGCCGCATCACCAGCCGCACAATCTGGCCGCGATCCGCGCGGTTGCCGAATCGGCGCCGGACCTGCCACAGGTGGCCTGTTTCGACACGGCATTCCATGCCTCACAGGACCCGGTCGCGCGCTTGTTGCCGTTGCCACGCCCGCTGCGCGACCAGGGGCTGCAAAGGTACGGCTTCCATGGCCTGTCCTATGAATTCATCACCGCTGCGGTTCCGGCCTATAACGGCGGTGTCCTGCCAGGGCGCCTGATCGTCGCCCATCTGGGCAACGGCGCCAGCCTGTGTGCGATCCACGACGGCCGGTCGGTCGCCACGTCGATGGGGTTCTCGACGCTGGACGGGTTGTTGATGGGGACCCGCTGTGGCGGCATCGACCCGGGCGTGTTGTTGCATCTGATGCGTGAGCAGGGCATGGACGAGGCGGCACTGTCACACCTGCTGTACAACGAGAGCGGCCTGCTCGGCGTGTCCGGCATCAGTGCCGATATGCAGGTACTGCTCGGCAGCGACGAGCCGGCGGCCGCAACAGCGGTCGATCTGTTCTGTTACACGCTGGTGCGCGCGGTCGGTTCGATGGCGGCGGCGCTGGGCGGCGTCGACGCGATGGTCTTCACCGGCGGTATCGGTGAGCACGCCGCGGCGGTTCGCGACAAGGTCTGCGCCCAGTTGACCTGGCTGGGGTTGGACTGCGATGCGGCCGCGAACGCGGCCGGCGGTCCACTGATCACGACGCCGAACAGCCATCTCAAGGCCTGGGTGATCCCGACCAACGAGGAACTGATCATCGCCCGGCATGCCGCGCGACTGATCCGCGCATCGGTCCGCCAGCCCGTCCGGGCCCGATGA
- the xsc gene encoding sulfoacetaldehyde acetyltransferase has translation MTPSEAFVETLAANGVTDMFGIMGSAFMDAMDIFAPAGIRLIPVVHEQGAAHMADGYSRVSGRHGVTIGQNGPGISNCVTAIAAAYWAHSPVVLITPEAGTMGIGLGGFQEANQLPMFQEFTKYQGHVCNPRRMAEFTGRCFDRAMAEMGPTQLNIPRDFFYGDIDVEIPQPQRLDRGPGGDKSLTEAADLLAKAEFPVIISGGGVVMADAVEECKALAERLGAPVVNSYLHNDSFPASHPLWCGPLGYQGSKAAMKLIAKADVVLALGSRLGPFGTLPQHGMDYWPKNAKIIQVDADHKMLGLVKKISVGICGDAGEAAKALSARLADRTLACDATRDARSSEITAEKAAWEKELDEWTHEKDPFSLDMIAEQEAEPGNYLHPRQVLRELEKAMPADVMVSTDIGNINSVANSYLRFERPRSFFAAMSWGNCGYAFPTIIGAKVAAPDRPAISYAGDGAWGMSMQETLTCVRHDIPVTAVVFHNRQWGAEKKNQVDFYNRRFVAAELENESWAKIGQAMGAEGIRVDRLEDVGPALQRAVDMQMNAGKTCILEIMCTRELGDPFRRDALSKPVRYLEKYKDFV, from the coding sequence ATGACCCCGAGTGAAGCATTCGTCGAAACCTTGGCCGCCAACGGTGTCACCGACATGTTCGGCATCATGGGATCGGCGTTCATGGACGCGATGGACATCTTCGCCCCGGCCGGCATCCGCCTGATCCCGGTGGTGCACGAGCAGGGCGCCGCGCACATGGCGGACGGCTATTCGCGTGTCAGCGGGCGTCATGGCGTGACCATCGGCCAGAACGGTCCCGGCATCAGCAACTGCGTGACCGCGATCGCCGCGGCCTACTGGGCGCACAGCCCGGTGGTGCTGATCACCCCGGAGGCCGGCACCATGGGCATCGGCCTGGGTGGTTTCCAGGAGGCCAATCAGTTGCCGATGTTCCAGGAGTTCACCAAGTACCAGGGCCATGTCTGCAACCCGCGGCGCATGGCCGAGTTCACAGGCCGCTGTTTCGACCGCGCGATGGCCGAGATGGGGCCGACCCAGCTGAATATTCCGCGTGACTTTTTCTACGGCGACATCGATGTCGAGATCCCGCAGCCGCAGCGTCTCGACCGGGGGCCGGGCGGAGACAAGAGCCTGACCGAAGCCGCCGACCTGCTGGCCAAGGCCGAGTTCCCGGTCATCATCTCCGGTGGCGGCGTCGTGATGGCTGACGCGGTCGAGGAGTGCAAGGCACTGGCGGAGCGCCTGGGCGCGCCCGTCGTCAACAGCTATCTGCACAATGATTCGTTCCCGGCCAGCCATCCCCTGTGGTGTGGCCCGCTGGGATATCAGGGCTCGAAGGCGGCGATGAAACTGATCGCCAAGGCCGACGTGGTGCTTGCGCTCGGCTCACGCCTCGGTCCGTTCGGCACGCTGCCGCAGCACGGCATGGACTACTGGCCGAAGAACGCCAAGATCATCCAGGTCGATGCGGACCACAAGATGCTCGGCCTGGTGAAAAAGATCTCGGTCGGCATCTGTGGCGACGCCGGTGAGGCCGCGAAGGCGCTGAGCGCGCGGCTTGCCGACCGCACCCTGGCCTGCGATGCGACACGCGATGCCCGTTCCAGCGAGATCACGGCCGAGAAGGCTGCATGGGAAAAAGAGCTGGACGAATGGACGCATGAGAAAGACCCGTTCAGCCTCGACATGATCGCCGAACAAGAGGCCGAACCCGGCAACTACCTGCATCCGCGCCAGGTGCTGCGCGAGCTGGAAAAGGCGATGCCGGCTGACGTGATGGTGTCGACCGATATCGGCAACATCAACTCGGTCGCCAACAGCTACCTGCGGTTCGAGCGGCCGCGCAGCTTCTTCGCGGCGATGAGCTGGGGTAACTGCGGTTACGCCTTCCCGACGATCATCGGCGCCAAGGTCGCCGCACCCGACCGTCCGGCGATCTCGTACGCGGGTGACGGCGCCTGGGGCATGAGCATGCAGGAGACGCTGACCTGTGTGCGCCACGACATACCGGTGACCGCGGTGGTGTTTCACAACCGCCAGTGGGGCGCGGAGAAGAAGAACCAGGTCGACTTCTACAACCGTCGCTTCGTCGCCGCCGAACTCGAGAACGAAAGCTGGGCAAAGATCGGGCAGGCGATGGGCGCCGAGGGCATCCGCGTCGATCGGCTCGAAGACGTCGGTCCGGCGTTGCAGCGTGCGGTCGACATGCAGATGAACGCCGGCAAGACCTGCATCCTCGAGATCATGTGTACGCGCGAACTCGGCGACCCGTTCCGCCGCGACGCACTCAGCAAGCCGGTCCGTTACCTGGAGAAATACAAGGACTTCGTCTGA
- a CDS encoding IclR family transcriptional regulator: MKDSGTQSTLIRGFAIVEKIVEADRPVSSAFLAEELDLPKATVHRICQQLEEEGLLQREPGGKRFTGGKRLRRLAMSTMSNSVLGAGRRSILQDLSKEVGETCNLTMLDGNEIVYLDRIETNWPYRIHLPVGSHLPLYCTATGKLFLASMKPAARRRLLDSLTLQRHTDLTITDSELLEAQLKRIADEGVGYDSGEYLEGMVAIAVPVIGEDNQVCFAIAIHAPSVRKSLDELRQYLPTLRRAAARMAASECQQRDEEDAA; the protein is encoded by the coding sequence ATGAAAGACAGTGGCACCCAGTCCACGCTGATCCGCGGTTTTGCCATCGTCGAAAAGATCGTCGAGGCCGACCGGCCGGTGTCGAGTGCCTTCCTGGCCGAGGAACTCGACCTGCCCAAGGCCACCGTGCACCGCATCTGCCAACAACTCGAAGAGGAAGGGCTGCTGCAACGCGAACCGGGCGGCAAGCGTTTCACCGGCGGCAAGCGGCTGCGTCGGCTGGCGATGTCGACGATGTCGAACTCGGTGCTGGGGGCCGGCCGTCGCTCGATCCTGCAGGACCTGTCCAAGGAAGTCGGTGAGACCTGCAACCTGACGATGCTCGACGGCAACGAGATCGTCTACCTCGACCGCATCGAGACCAACTGGCCCTACCGCATCCATCTGCCGGTGGGTTCTCACCTGCCGCTGTACTGCACCGCGACCGGCAAGCTGTTTCTCGCCAGCATGAAGCCGGCCGCACGCCGACGCCTGCTCGACAGCCTGACGCTGCAACGGCATACGGACCTGACGATCACCGACAGCGAACTCCTGGAGGCTCAACTGAAGCGGATTGCCGACGAAGGCGTCGGGTACGACAGCGGCGAATACCTCGAGGGCATGGTAGCCATCGCGGTACCGGTCATCGGCGAAGACAACCAGGTGTGTTTCGCGATCGCGATCCACGCGCCGTCGGTGCGCAAGTCACTCGACGAGTTGCGTCAATACCTGCCGACCTTGCGCCGTGCGGCCGCGCGGATGGCTGCATCCGAATGCCAGCAGCGCGACGAGGAAGACGCCGCCTGA
- a CDS encoding DUF599 domain-containing protein, with product MGDPSTQLFPVLDVIALVAFVGSWTSYVVYTKRRNINDRRGLLAAMNRVREQWTASILERDNRIVDSQVINGLVRKETFFASTTLLILASTVALLGTGDQVNQLFREIPFAREMPLALWELKVAVLAMIFVYAFFKFTWSIRQHSYCAILVAAIPMPDKVAERNGRQQAERLARLSNLAARHFNDGMRAYYFALAELSWFFNTWVFLLAIVWVIVVLYRREFHSKALSILS from the coding sequence ATGGGCGACCCCAGCACGCAGCTGTTTCCGGTCCTCGACGTCATTGCCCTGGTCGCATTCGTCGGTAGCTGGACGTCGTACGTCGTTTACACCAAGCGACGCAACATCAATGACCGGCGCGGCCTGCTAGCGGCCATGAACCGGGTGCGCGAGCAGTGGACGGCGTCGATCCTCGAGCGCGACAACCGTATCGTCGACAGCCAGGTCATCAACGGCCTGGTACGCAAAGAGACCTTTTTTGCATCGACCACGCTGCTGATACTCGCCAGTACGGTCGCGCTGCTCGGCACGGGCGATCAGGTCAACCAGCTGTTCCGGGAGATTCCGTTTGCCCGCGAGATGCCGCTCGCGCTGTGGGAACTCAAGGTGGCGGTGCTCGCGATGATCTTTGTCTACGCGTTCTTCAAGTTCACCTGGTCGATCCGGCAACATTCGTACTGCGCCATCCTGGTAGCGGCGATCCCGATGCCGGACAAGGTCGCCGAGAGGAATGGCCGCCAGCAGGCCGAGCGCCTCGCACGGCTGAGCAATCTTGCGGCGCGCCACTTCAACGACGGCATGCGCGCCTATTATTTTGCCCTCGCCGAGTTGAGCTGGTTCTTCAACACCTGGGTGTTCCTGCTGGCGATCGTCTGGGTGATCGTGGTGCTCTATCGCCGCGAGTTTCATTCCAAGGCCCTGTCGATCCTGAGCTGA
- a CDS encoding YbfB/YjiJ family MFS transporter — MTNPQTERLKVLSAGIISLVLMLGIARFAYTPLLPLMQQQAGLGVAEGGWLAAINYMGYLSGAVIASLISDVVLKDRLYRIGLIVALLTTLGMALAQNLWLWSAMRFFAGLSSAAGLLLGSGLILHWLIRHDHRSELGIHFAGVGLGIAFCAVAVELMHPTFDWREQWMLLTAIGALLAVPAWAWLPRPESLSVTRKGTIMVDRPPSAAFVRLFMAAYFCAGVGYVVSATFIVAIVDDLPGMQGKGAWTFMVLGLAAAPACIVWDLIARRSGEINAMIWAFALQIAGILLPVLTPNLGMTLVGAVLFGGTFIGIVSLVLTMAGRFYPTRPAKMMGKMTISYGVAQIAAPAITGQLAKGDGSYADGLYLAAFVMLLGTACMLLLKSRHAEELQTPGGVPR; from the coding sequence ATGACAAACCCACAGACCGAACGCCTGAAGGTCCTCTCGGCCGGCATCATCAGCCTGGTGCTGATGCTCGGCATTGCGCGCTTCGCGTATACGCCACTGCTGCCGCTGATGCAGCAACAGGCAGGACTCGGCGTTGCCGAGGGCGGCTGGCTGGCGGCGATCAACTACATGGGTTACCTGAGCGGCGCCGTCATCGCCTCATTGATCAGCGACGTAGTGCTCAAGGACAGGCTGTACCGCATCGGGCTGATCGTCGCACTGCTGACGACGCTGGGCATGGCGCTCGCCCAGAACCTGTGGTTGTGGTCTGCCATGCGCTTCTTCGCCGGACTGAGCAGCGCCGCGGGCCTGCTGCTCGGCTCGGGGCTGATCCTGCACTGGCTGATCCGCCACGATCACCGCAGCGAACTCGGCATCCACTTCGCCGGCGTCGGCCTCGGCATCGCCTTCTGTGCCGTTGCCGTCGAACTGATGCACCCGACGTTCGACTGGCGCGAGCAGTGGATGCTGCTCACCGCGATCGGCGCACTGCTGGCGGTCCCGGCGTGGGCCTGGCTACCCCGCCCGGAGAGCCTGTCTGTCACCCGCAAAGGCACCATCATGGTCGACCGTCCGCCGAGCGCGGCCTTCGTACGACTGTTCATGGCGGCGTATTTCTGCGCCGGGGTCGGTTACGTGGTCAGCGCAACCTTCATCGTCGCGATCGTCGACGACCTGCCGGGCATGCAGGGCAAGGGGGCCTGGACCTTCATGGTGCTCGGGCTCGCCGCTGCGCCTGCCTGCATCGTCTGGGACCTGATCGCGCGACGCAGCGGCGAGATCAACGCGATGATCTGGGCCTTCGCATTGCAGATCGCCGGCATCCTGCTGCCGGTGCTGACACCGAACCTCGGCATGACACTTGTCGGCGCCGTGTTGTTCGGCGGGACCTTCATCGGCATCGTCAGCCTGGTACTGACGATGGCGGGGCGTTTCTACCCGACCCGGCCGGCCAAGATGATGGGCAAGATGACGATCTCCTACGGGGTCGCCCAGATCGCCGCACCGGCAATCACCGGCCAGCTCGCCAAAGGCGATGGAAGCTATGCCGACGGACTGTACCTGGCGGCATTCGTGATGCTGTTGGGCACCGCGTGCATGCTGCTGTTGAAGTCGCGCCACGCCGAAGAGTTGCAGACCCCGGGCGGCGTACCCAGATAG
- a CDS encoding choline dehydrogenase, with protein MSSTEQRYDYIVVGAGSAGCVLANRLSADPANRVLLVEAGGSDINPWIHIPVGYFKTMHHPATDWCYMTEPDIGIAGRRLQWPRGKVLGGSSSLNGLLYVRGQPADYDRWADLGNRGWSYADVLPYFKKSEDQERGADEYHGVGGPLKVADLRLRRPIADFFIKAATQVGIPYNRDYNGATQEGVSYFQQTAHKGFRWSTAKGFLRPARQRTNLTVLTRAQTTRVLFDGDRAIGIEYLKGGRLQQARADREVVLSTGAIGSPQILQLSGVGPKALLDRVGVPVVKDLPGVGRNLQDHLQIRLVFKTSQRTLNDEVNNIFKRAWVGLQYIVSRTGPLTLAASQVAIFTRSKPDVERPDIQFHMQPLSADKPGDGAHKFSAFTSSVCQLRPHSRGYIEIKSKDPLEHPAIHPNYLSDRRDQQVAVDSIRVARRISEAPALAPHIIDEYVPGRQYQTDEELLEAARRYSQTIYHPTSTCKMGHDEMAVVDDRLRVHGVHGLRVVDASIMPEIVSGNTNAPTIMIAEKASDMILEDAARQ; from the coding sequence ATGAGCAGCACTGAACAGCGGTACGATTACATCGTGGTCGGCGCGGGTTCGGCTGGCTGCGTCCTGGCCAACCGCCTGTCCGCGGATCCGGCCAACCGTGTGTTGCTCGTCGAGGCCGGGGGATCGGATATCAATCCGTGGATCCATATCCCGGTGGGGTATTTCAAGACGATGCACCATCCGGCAACCGACTGGTGCTACATGACCGAACCGGACATTGGGATCGCCGGTCGGCGGCTGCAATGGCCGCGCGGCAAGGTGCTGGGAGGTTCAAGTTCGCTCAACGGTCTGCTGTACGTGCGCGGCCAGCCTGCGGACTACGACCGCTGGGCGGACCTGGGCAACAGGGGCTGGTCGTACGCGGACGTGCTGCCCTACTTCAAGAAGTCCGAGGACCAGGAGCGCGGCGCCGACGAGTATCACGGTGTGGGTGGTCCCCTGAAGGTCGCGGACCTGCGCCTGCGACGACCCATCGCCGATTTCTTCATCAAGGCGGCGACGCAGGTCGGTATTCCTTACAACAGGGATTACAACGGCGCCACGCAGGAAGGCGTGAGCTATTTCCAGCAGACCGCCCACAAAGGTTTTCGCTGGAGCACCGCCAAGGGGTTTCTGCGCCCGGCGCGCCAGCGGACCAACCTGACGGTGCTGACCCGGGCACAGACCACGCGGGTGCTGTTCGACGGCGACAGGGCGATCGGTATCGAGTACCTCAAAGGCGGCCGGCTTCAGCAGGCCAGGGCGGACCGCGAGGTGGTCCTTTCGACGGGTGCGATCGGTTCACCGCAGATACTGCAGCTCTCGGGTGTCGGTCCGAAGGCTCTGCTGGACAGGGTGGGCGTGCCCGTCGTGAAGGACCTCCCAGGAGTCGGTCGCAACCTCCAGGATCACCTGCAGATCCGGCTCGTGTTCAAGACGAGTCAGCGCACCTTGAACGACGAGGTCAACAACATCTTCAAGCGGGCCTGGGTAGGCCTGCAATACATCGTCAGCCGAACCGGGCCGCTGACGCTGGCGGCAAGCCAGGTGGCGATCTTCACCCGTTCGAAGCCGGATGTGGAACGCCCGGACATCCAGTTCCACATGCAGCCCCTGAGCGCGGACAAGCCGGGCGACGGCGCACACAAGTTCTCCGCTTTCACCTCGTCGGTCTGCCAACTGCGCCCGCACAGCCGTGGGTACATCGAGATCAAATCAAAGGATCCATTGGAGCATCCGGCGATCCACCCCAATTACCTGTCGGATCGACGCGATCAACAGGTCGCGGTCGACAGCATCAGGGTCGCCAGACGGATCTCGGAGGCACCCGCGCTGGCACCGCACATCATCGATGAATACGTGCCGGGCAGACAGTATCAGACCGACGAGGAGTTGCTCGAGGCCGCGCGCCGATACAGTCAGACGATCTACCATCCGACGAGTACCTGCAAGATGGGACACGACGAGATGGCCGTGGTCGACGACCGGCTGCGCGTACACGGCGTCCACGGCCTGCGTGTCGTTGATGCGTCGATCATGCCGGAGATCGTCTCCGGCAATACCAATGCCCCGACCATCATGATCGCGGAAAAGGCCTCCGACATGATCCTCGAGGATGCCGCTCGACAATGA
- the dctP gene encoding TRAP transporter substrate-binding protein DctP, with protein sequence MTDESKQFSRRDFMKVSAHFGMTSTLLAAGTLGAGATLSQLASAAESTASKRAAVKPKFELKFGASGFNEKNLDIQKSAQLFFAKDLEDRTNGAIRVEFIGSNQICGQTNCVKKTQQGIVDIYSASTQNSAGGAPYLNVLDYAYMFPSRAAQFHFFYSPKSEALLREPLRQRHKLQFLFTHCELRGIQLGLKWKDKPTITSVEQLAGTKNRVTGTQLGRIAMELMNLNPVPIAWEETLDGLKQGLIDGAETWMGAVAYAGMAPVVSQCVDLQFFCGTEHTSMSLPVFDKLGSDLQDDVMESAYLAQIYTQGMNEAALYEVVGATNPQKPGTIFAENNVRVATLSDAELRKAEEMCSPEFNPKPWEEWRERLNKWSGGHDTYKEIYDVAREIPKDLPAVNVPPRRWWKA encoded by the coding sequence ATGACCGACGAGTCCAAGCAGTTTTCACGGCGTGACTTCATGAAGGTGTCCGCGCACTTCGGCATGACCTCGACGCTGCTGGCAGCGGGGACCCTCGGAGCCGGCGCGACGCTGTCACAACTGGCGAGCGCCGCCGAGAGCACCGCCAGTAAGCGTGCCGCCGTCAAACCAAAGTTCGAGCTGAAGTTTGGCGCATCCGGGTTCAACGAGAAGAACCTGGATATCCAGAAATCCGCCCAGCTGTTCTTCGCCAAGGATCTCGAGGACCGCACCAACGGTGCGATTCGCGTCGAGTTCATCGGCAGCAACCAGATCTGTGGACAGACGAACTGTGTCAAGAAGACCCAACAGGGTATCGTCGACATCTACTCGGCATCGACCCAGAACTCCGCGGGCGGCGCGCCCTACCTGAACGTGCTGGACTATGCCTACATGTTTCCGTCGCGCGCCGCGCAGTTCCACTTCTTCTACAGCCCGAAGAGCGAGGCGCTGCTGCGCGAACCGCTACGCCAGCGCCACAAGCTGCAGTTCCTGTTCACGCACTGCGAACTGCGCGGCATCCAGCTGGGCCTGAAGTGGAAAGACAAGCCGACCATCACCTCGGTGGAACAGCTGGCCGGCACCAAGAACCGCGTCACCGGCACGCAGCTCGGCCGCATCGCGATGGAACTGATGAACCTCAACCCGGTGCCGATCGCCTGGGAAGAGACGCTCGACGGACTCAAGCAGGGCCTGATCGACGGCGCCGAGACCTGGATGGGTGCCGTGGCCTACGCGGGCATGGCACCCGTCGTCTCGCAGTGCGTCGACCTGCAGTTCTTCTGTGGCACCGAGCATACGTCGATGAGCCTGCCGGTGTTCGACAAGCTCGGTTCCGACCTGCAGGACGACGTGATGGAGTCCGCCTACCTCGCACAGATCTACACCCAGGGCATGAACGAGGCGGCGCTGTACGAGGTGGTCGGTGCAACCAACCCGCAGAAACCCGGCACCATCTTTGCCGAGAACAACGTCCGCGTCGCCACACTGTCGGACGCCGAGCTGCGCAAGGCCGAGGAGATGTGCTCTCCCGAATTCAATCCGAAACCGTGGGAGGAATGGCGCGAGCGTCTGAACAAGTGGTCGGGTGGACACGACACCTACAAAGAGATCTACGACGTCGCCCGCGAGATCCCGAAAGACCTGCCCGCCGTCAACGTCCCGCCGCGCCGGTGGTGGAAGGCGTAA
- a CDS encoding TRAP transporter small permease: MTFLKALLGWLDRNTEKTIILISYTGMAGIIFVEVIRRFLFNEQVAWSTTVPVLLFLWVTWFGASYNVRKRNHLALTEVRSRLPYKAQFACLLLDAVLWVVFGCIVVYFTYEQTWLAYDNFAIVGGTDNVMEWWFYLATPLAWGLIILRVMQNLAEDFRRFRRHEPFILQASLLD, encoded by the coding sequence ATGACGTTTCTCAAAGCACTGCTCGGATGGCTCGACAGAAACACGGAGAAGACCATCATCCTGATCTCCTACACCGGCATGGCCGGCATCATCTTCGTCGAGGTGATAAGACGCTTCCTGTTCAACGAGCAGGTCGCATGGAGCACCACGGTCCCGGTCCTGCTGTTTCTCTGGGTCACCTGGTTCGGTGCCTCGTACAACGTGCGCAAGCGCAATCACCTGGCCCTGACCGAGGTGCGCTCGCGCCTTCCCTACAAGGCCCAGTTCGCCTGTCTCCTGCTGGACGCCGTCTTGTGGGTGGTGTTCGGCTGCATCGTCGTGTACTTCACCTACGAGCAGACCTGGCTCGCCTACGACAACTTCGCGATCGTCGGTGGCACCGACAACGTCATGGAGTGGTGGTTCTACCTCGCGACCCCGCTCGCCTGGGGGCTGATCATCCTGCGCGTGATGCAGAACCTGGCAGAGGACTTCCGGCGATTCCGCCGGCACGAACCCTTCATCCTGCAGGCCTCGCTGCTGGACTAG
- a CDS encoding TRAP transporter large permease, which translates to MDNGTLIALISIGVTLLFILGVPIFLVIGFWVVGCSLVIDFTLANVGVTLFEGLNFFGLLALPLFILTGDLINAAGIAKRMSDFAHLMLGWVRGGLGMATIGASGMFAAISGSNAGTTATIGSIMQPEMARNGYDPRFAAATAAAGGTVGIIIPPSIIFIVYGFLLDLPISDLFIGGMLPGILMVIAMQGACFYACRKRQWGHLIPFEPGKIMKAGVKAYLGFIAIAIVVYGIYSGAFSPTEAAGVTVGFCLIAGVLITREIKLKALPDVLMRSGQINGMLAPLIAVSVVMQQLLSLLGAGEVVNGWMANLGDPVFVLLACMFMVLAAGTVLESLPNTIILAPILAPIAYSAGVDPIHFAVIFLVGDAIGFITPPYGLNLYVASGITGIPYFTIVRFVLPYLFALLAAWMIIAFWPPLSTFLLQFGGTG; encoded by the coding sequence ATGGACAACGGTACTCTGATCGCACTCATTTCCATCGGCGTCACCCTGCTGTTCATCCTCGGCGTACCCATCTTCCTGGTGATCGGATTCTGGGTGGTCGGCTGCAGCCTGGTGATCGACTTCACGCTGGCCAACGTCGGCGTGACGCTGTTCGAGGGTTTGAACTTCTTCGGCCTGCTGGCGCTGCCACTGTTCATCCTCACGGGTGACCTGATCAACGCCGCCGGGATCGCCAAGCGGATGTCGGACTTCGCACACCTGATGCTCGGCTGGGTGCGTGGCGGTCTCGGCATGGCGACCATCGGCGCCAGCGGCATGTTCGCCGCGATCTCCGGCTCCAATGCGGGCACCACCGCCACGATCGGCTCCATCATGCAGCCGGAAATGGCCAGGAACGGTTACGATCCGCGCTTTGCCGCCGCCACGGCCGCCGCCGGCGGCACGGTCGGCATCATCATTCCACCGAGCATCATCTTCATCGTCTACGGCTTTCTGCTCGACCTGCCGATCAGCGACCTGTTCATCGGCGGCATGCTGCCCGGCATCCTGATGGTCATCGCGATGCAGGGTGCATGCTTTTATGCGTGCCGGAAGCGGCAGTGGGGCCACCTGATCCCGTTCGAGCCCGGCAAGATCATGAAGGCGGGCGTGAAGGCCTATCTTGGCTTCATCGCCATCGCGATCGTCGTCTACGGGATTTATTCGGGTGCCTTCTCGCCGACCGAGGCGGCCGGTGTCACGGTGGGATTCTGCCTGATCGCCGGCGTTCTCATCACCCGCGAAATCAAGCTCAAGGCGTTGCCGGACGTGCTGATGCGTTCGGGGCAGATCAACGGCATGCTGGCCCCGCTGATCGCCGTGTCGGTGGTCATGCAGCAGTTGCTCTCGCTGCTCGGCGCCGGCGAGGTGGTGAATGGCTGGATGGCCAATCTGGGCGACCCGGTGTTCGTGCTCCTGGCCTGCATGTTCATGGTGCTGGCCGCCGGCACCGTGCTGGAGAGCCTCCCCAACACCATCATCCTGGCGCCGATCCTTGCGCCCATCGCCTACAGCGCAGGTGTCGACCCGATCCATTTCGCGGTAATCTTCCTCGTTGGCGATGCCATCGGCTTTATCACGCCGCCTTACGGCCTCAACCTGTATGTGGCGAGCGGCATCACCGGAATACCCTATTTCACGATCGTCCGCTTCGTGCTGCCCTACCTGTTCGCGCTGCTCGCGGCATGGATGATCATTGCGTTCTGGCCGCCGCTGTCGACCTTCTTGCTGCAGTTCGGCGGGACGGGCTGA